The DNA region CTATGCTGTGGTTGGCTTGGGACAAAGACACTTTCATCATAAGGATTAAACAAAACTTGcctaaacagaaagaaaactcaCGTCTAGGACAGTAGCAAGAGTTAGTGAATACTCTAGAATGTGTATGACGCAGAAGATGCATTTTAAGCATCGCAAAACAGAAAGCTGTTCTTATAAATAAGCCTGAACACTGTTCTTCCAAGATAGCCTACTGCAGGTTAAAGCTCTGATATAGGAGTGTCAGTTTGTGAAAGAGCTGTTTCCCTCAACAAATTCTCAAAGCATTCTTCCCTAAAGTGAGTAGCTTGGTGCATATGATAGTGTGCTATCTTTAAGAAGCTTGTAGAACAATGGCTTCTCCCCTAGGATGGTTTCTTAAATGAAAAGCAAGGCTTGATTTCTGTCTATAGCTTTTCCCACACTGCTCACACACAAACGGTCTCTCTGCAGTGTGTGCCATGTGGTGCACATGAAGGTCTCTTTTTTGACTAAATCTCTTCCCACAACTGTGACATTTATGGGGTTTTACAGTTGTGTGGCTTTTTTGGtgttgcataaaatattttctaacacaaAATTGCGACCTACAGTCAGGGCAAGTGTACACTCCTTGAGGAGAAGAGGTTTCCTGGTGTTCCATGAGTTGTGACGCCCGAGTGAATCGCTTCTCACACGCACTGCACTTATAGGGTGCCTCCCTTGAATGAACTCGGAGGTGCCGTTGTAGGTTGGACTTACGAAGGAATCTTTTCCCACATTCAAGGCACTCATGAGGGAGCTCTCCTGAATGAATTCTTAGGTGCCCTTTAAGTACCTTCTTGGAAACAAAACATTTCCCACACTGAATACATCGGTGTGCTTGCTTTTGGACACTGTTTTGCTCAAGGGCACTGGAGCTGAGGGGTTGTTCCTTGTTGGATCTCTGAGCTCTGTCTCCTGGAAAGGGGTTCCAGTCATCAACAGGCAATGCGTGGTCTCCGGGTAGCTGCTCTGTGTGATTTTCCAGTTGAGTTTTTGGCTCTTCAGAGTCTTCTGGTGAACTGGGACCAAGAAGTGCATTTCTgtctaaagaaagagaaaataggatgaccaggtagtggtgcagcagatagagtgttggcttgggatgctgaggatccaggttcgaagccctgaggtctccggtctgagcaagggctcatccggtttgtgtgcaggctcacgagcttgagcacagggtcgccagcttgagtgggggatcacagacatgaccccatggtcactggattgaacccaaaggcttgaagcccaaggcccctggcttgagcccaaggtcactggcttgagcatggggtcactctctctgctgtagccccctggtcaaggcacatatgtgaaagcaatcagtgaacaactggactgctgcaacgaagaattgatgcttctcatctctctcccttcctgtctgcctgcctctctctctctctctctctctctctctctctctctctgtgtgtgtgtttctatcagtaaaatacaaacaaacaaaaacccagaaaatggttatatacttttcagtttttctgtgatttgacatttttcttttctcccaatATCAAAATCAGGAACGTGGATAGGAATTTCAAGTGTCACCATGTCCCAAGGGGAATGAAGAGACAGACTGAGAAGGTTTCTAATCAATAGCTAGTGGGAAGATGGAAATAATTCCAAGTGTATATCCCAAATCTCTTTATCCTGGGAGTCAGGAcgaattttactttcatttcttccCAAACATTTCACAAACCCTCACCTACCTATCTTGAAGTCAAGCAATTCCAACAGTTGTTGCACTTCCTTGCAATCCTGTAGGTCTCTCTCCGAGGCCGCTGCAGGGTCAGGCTCTGATTGTGGGTGTCCTGGCCATAAGGAGAGATTGGAGGAAGGATAGTTTGAATCCACACCGGATTTTTCAGAGTCCAGGTCTCTTTCTTGGACACGTGGCCTCTCAATATCTGCCTACTACCCTTCTCAGCAGTGCTTCTCCAGGAGCCTCTGACAAgttgtgtgtgcgtgtctgtgtgtgcgcgcgcacgcgcttTCAAGATAAGAAGAAAGCCAAATGGCAGGGCGGAGGGGAGATCCTATTGTGCTCAGTTCAAAGCTACTCTCCTCCAATTTACAGAAGGAAGTGAATCAATACTGGTGCAAAATCAATGCACTGAATGAATTCCACATCTGTTTTGAGAATGGAATTACGTAGGTGAGGGCCAGAACACGAACTCAACCTTCCTAAAGTGTTGGCAGATTAAAGCTGAGAAACACTGTTTTATTGACTGCCAAGTGAAGAAAATGAGAGGCCAAAGTGGGGGTTAGGAAAATGGTTACCggaagaatttttaaagagatattCAAATTAAAATGGCAACTGAGGTAGGTCGGCAATGGGCAACAAATAATCTGTTTGTTTCAGCTGAAGTCTAGAAGTAGAGTCTCTTGAAGCAAACCGAAATAATCACCAAACAATGTTTCTCGGTGTCTATGTAAGGACAACCAGGAGAAGTTTCTAAACTCGCTGTCCCCTTGTGTTCTACCACGCCTCTCCTCAGTGAAGGCCACAGTGGCTCGGTCCTCTTTCCAACCCCCACCTCAGTTCTGGCCAAGTTGACGGGTCTGCAATCAAGTGTGAGTTGGAAGTGGCTCATTTCAGAATGAAATACAGGGCAATGCTTAAATATCAGAATTAGTAAACAGACATTAGGAAGTTGGTTTGACTAATGTTAACCCGAAAGAAAATTGAGCTTTTAGAACATATATTGAGAAGCATAGGAAGTCGACTAAAATACCATATATTTCAAATGAAGGGATTCAAAATACAACTCTTCATTTTGGTTATGCTTCCACTTCAAAGGTAAGGTTGGGATGAGAGCGTATAAGCCCCGGGTCAAATAAAACTGGATGTCATGGGTCAAAGGATAGTTGCCATCAAGCAAAAGTGTGAGCAATGTGAAAGGtcatggcgggggtgggggggtggagcgGACAGCAGCACAGCCTTAGGGTGGCAGAAACCTGAAGGCGGAGAATTTCCCCATAAGAGAGACATGAAAACAAGTTCAGAATGGCAGGATATGTTCATATGGCAGTTCCCATCTGATACATAAAGCATGGACTTGAAACTCTTCAGGCTGTAGATTCATCGCAGGTCACCATGAAAGCAACCCAGACATGTGCCCCTTGGGTGAAAGTAGGGAGCTAGAGATGTGACTAGTCAAGGACTGAAGCAGCCCCGGGAGCAGAATCTAGCACCCATGAGAACAAGGCCAGGAGTATCATCGTCAGTCCAGCTGCCCCTTTTTGTGTAGCACCAAACCgaaagagactgagaactgtcCCCTTGCTTCCTCAGCCTGGCACAGTACTCCTTGGTGCCAGTGCCAGCCTTCAAAGAAGCTGGCCCAATCTGGAGCACCTTGCTGGATGTCAACGTCATGTACTTCTTCACTGTGCACCAAGCCTACCGCCACCCACCTCTCTCCTGTGtgacattctgattttttttttttttggctcaggTGCACTCAGCCTCCACTTTCTGGACTCTCAAGGGTCTGCTCCTGCCACTACTCTGAGCTTGTATTCCCCAGCTTAAGCTCACAGCCCGTGTCAGCTAAGGCCGCTAACCATCCTCCTCTGAGCCATCTCCCACCCTTCGGATTTCAGTTGCCACCCTCTAGTCACCCATTCCATAAAATGCTACCACAAATGCGGCATGAACTGGACAATGATTGAAAGGATTTTCACAGGTATCAGCCCTCCATCTGTCTGCCAATAAAGGGAGAACAGCCCTGGTGCTCATCACAAAGCACGGCTGTGAGTGGAGGCAAGCAGACACTCGCACTCACATGCTGTGGTGGGAGGGTAAATTGGTGCAATAATTTTGCAGCACATTTGTCCATATCTATTCAAGTTTTAAATGCATAGGCTCCCTAACCAATCGTTCCTAACCTAGAAATCTGTCCTGCTGGCACATGCACATAGAAGGATGCTCACTGTGTGTTTTATAGCTTGGCTCCACGATATTTTGGCCGACACTGAACATCAGTCAGTCAGAAGTCATGCCTCTATGCCACCTTCTGTGGACAGGGCTCTTTTCTTTACCTTTAAACGCCACAGAGAGGACCCAAGAGGTTGTGCTGGAAACGAGCCTAAGGGTATGGACGAGCCTTCTTTGTATTGGGCTCTAGTCTGCTCATTTCTTCACTCTCACTGGGACTCCTTACTCAAAAGCTTGCATGCTGCAAACTCAAATTCTCACACATCCAAGCATTCAAATATCAGCTCCCAGAAGCAGATTTTTAGCCACTTAGAGCCGGCCTCCTTTGCATAGCCCAGAAACTATCACCCCACATCTGTTAGGCACTGAAAAGGTGGAGCCTTGTGGTTATATGACcccaagctgctgctgcccattggcATTCTATGACCTGGAGACTCCCAGTGTGCTTGCTAATGGGCTACATCCTCACCTAGACAGGCAAGCCCCCTCTCGAGCCCTTACTCCCTGTGGAGTTCCCTGGTCCTCCTCCTGACTTCCTACACAGGCACACCTGACAGAGTTGCCCAGCAAAGCTTGTGCGTACTCCTGCCACCTACCTGCTGGTCATATCTCTCTCCTAGCTCTGCTTGCAGACCCCTTGGGCCCTCTACAAGTGGTAAAGAGGATGAGACTTTGGTGACCAGGAAGTAGACATGGAGACCTCCCAGTCCGGAAGACAAAGCATATTATATCACTTTAAACAGTGTTGAGAAAGGAGTAGGTTCCTCTCCTCCTAACAGATATACTTCACTTGTtacatcattctctctctcccttgttgaACATACCGGACGTTCCTGTGCTTTAGAGACTCAAGTACGCAAATCAAGAGCAACAGTGCTGCTCTCTGCACCCAGCACTGCCGCTAAGAGGAGCAAATCCGCACATGTGATGGGAACTCATGCAGAATGATTCATAATTCAACACGACTGGCAAGGTTCTGCCACTTGTTGCAGGCATAAACAGAAACACAGGTTTGTAAAAGCTTGTTAACAGATAAGAGATGTAGGCAAAATAAAGACTGGAGTATAAACGACAATATTCTATATAGTTTGGTTTTGACCTTAATGGTTATATATCTCTCCTTTTGGGTGTTTCCTCCTGGTCACCCACCGCTATTGCAAACAAGACCAAGCCCGTGTCTTCTATATGCCCAGCACTTGCCAGAGCAAAGTTCAAGATTTGGTACCAGACAAACAGGATGAATACAGAAAAGGAGACAAGTTCAGGACCAAATAACCACACTGTGACATTATGAGATGAACTGTGTAAGGGTGGGTAGCATTGCACATATAAATAACATATGGTCGTACAGGTGTGCTTGGAATGGACCAAATCATCCTTTCCAAAAAGACAGTGTAGTCTCACATGTACCCTTCTTCATTGTCTGCCCGACACCccgagaagagagagagcactcGGAATAGAAACCACAAGAGAGGGGTACAGGAAGCACTAGAGCTGGAATTTCTATTGGCTTCAAGAGCAAATGGGTCCAAGTGTCTGGATATCCATTCTCACGCACCTAGTCAGGACACGGAAAAGCAAGGAACCCAGGCAAGGTACCTAAAAGTTCACAAGATTTTTGAATTCATGTACGACAATATTTTCTAACATGGTATCTCCCAGGGCCTGGCCGGAGAACCCTGTGGTTTCTCCTTCTGTACAGTTTTGGAAAGTCCCTGATCACCTTTGAGACTTCCACGAACTTCTATGAACCTTTCTTACCCTGGAATTTCTCTCCTGGGACTAACTCCTGTGCTGTCTGGGGCAGTGGTCCTGAAACCATAGTATGCACAGCACTCACCTGGAGAGCTTGTGAAAAATGAACCCAGCCTGTGTGATCCTGATAGGAGAAGCTGCTTGCTATACTTGCAGAAACACTGCTCTAGCTTTTTAGGGATAAGATACATATTCATTTTATTGTAGTAATCAATTAAATCCTCTTAAAGGATCTGAAGCGAGTACATTAATAAGGTATCATGTTTGAATGTGGCTCTTAAGCCATAAGAGCAACCAAGGCCCTTGGGACTCACACCGCCACAGATGTCATTGACAAAAACTTGCTGGGGGAAATTCATCTTTATTCGTACTACCAAAATTCCCATCGATTTCCTGTGCAACATTCTCGGCCGATGCCTCTTTCATGAGCAGGCTCATTAGCTTAAGGGATGTTGAATCTTGTTCAATCTAATGTGTTCAATCTAATTTCCTCCTCCTAGTCTTTAACAGAGTGGTCCATTTTCATTGGATATTCGGTGTTTCTAAACAACCTCAACCCTGGAGAGCTTCTGAGCTCCAAAAACAGAAatcaaggaaaggaaataaaacccGTGTCTTACCAGGGTCCAGAAGGGGCTGGCCTTCCCCAGCAGCACCATAGCTCAGCTCCTGCAACCCTGCCGGTGGGATCCACGCCTCTGCCACTGGGGCCTCGGAGACAGGTCCCACTGCTTGGAGAGGGGGTACCTCCACGTGGATGTTTGGTGGTATGTCTGCCATTCCAACTGCTGCCAGGTCATCCAAAAGCATGTCCGGGGTAAAGATCTGGAGGAAATGCCAGAGCCCATCACTCTAAAGTCTAGACCAGCTGTGCCCAGTAGCAATAAAATGCAAGCCACcaaagtcattttaaattttccagCAGTCAtatgaaaaatagaagaaataggtAAAGTCAATCTTAACAATATCCATTATTTAACAACATATATCTAAATAGCATAATTTCATAATGTAAACAGCATTCAAAATTATTAATGAGCTATGTCATCTACCTCATTGTTCACCCTAAGTCTTCTGAGTGCTGTATGCATTTATCCTCGCAGCCTACCCAATCTGGACCAGCCACACTTCTAGTGCTCCAGAGCCACACTTGGCTGGTGCCTGTCATACTGACAATGCAGGATAAGACCACacgaagaaaaaaaatctcatgcaTAAGCCAAACAAAGAGacacagaagggaagggaaaccATAAAGGCATTCCATCTTGGAGGCAGGAAACTTTGGAACAGAGTCCTGTCCGTACAGGCTAACTACCAAATCCCATCAACACACAAGACTGCAGCGCCCCTCATGCCCAACTAGAAACACTTCCTCCCTTCTCCAAAGATGACGGCCTGTGCTCAGCTATCGCAAGCCTCCAACAGGTTTTCCTCGGGGGTTCTGAGCAGAGGGCCAGGCCACCGCCCCTAGGTGTCTAGAATACGGTGGCAGGTGGTGGCTATCACAATTGAGTGGGCAGAGATGGGAGTATAGATAATGCACAGTGCAGAACTCCAGGTCCCTACCAACTTTGGACTGTCCCCCTCAAATATCCAcataggtcagtggtcggcaaactgtggctcacgagctctttggccccttgagtgtggctcttccacaaaataccacgtgcggctgctacctcaataaggaatgtacctacctatatagatTAAGTTTAAAgaacttggctctcaaaagaaatttcaatcgttgttctgttgatatttggctctgttgactaatgagtttgccgaccactgacatAGGTAAAAAGAACCAATCGACACCCTCACATTGTTCGTCATATAATCTCAAAACGTTATTGCACACCTTAGCATGACTTAACTTTTCTAGGCAAGCACTGCTTTGGAAATGAAAGTCAtggtgaggatgtaaagtacagtatagggaatatggtcaatactgtaataactatgtatggtgcccaGTGGGTACTGGGATTATCGGGGGAACCCTTCGTAAACtctatgactgtctaaccactatgctgtgtgCCTAGAGCTAATAAAAAGTAATACTGAATGTAaggtgtaaatttaaaaaaaaaagtgttcttactttttctttctttcttttcttttcaaagaaagacTATACTACTAATTGTTCAGGTTCACCAAGATTTCTTTGCCACTCTGGAAAATCACATGACCAGCAGTAACACTGCTCATAGTGTTTGAGCTCTGCTGGCCTGAATTACTGCCTGTAGCCTTCACAGGGAGTCTGAGTAGAGGCAAGCGTCTGACAACTTCATAAGGTCTTCTGAAGCCACTCAAGCCAGGACATGTGCACGCTGAAATGCTTTTTGGTTTCTAGTCAACTCTGTTCCTTTTATTTAAATTCCTCCGAGACTCTACTTGACTCAAAGTTGGCCTACTTTGTTTGCAAAgagccagacagtaaatattttacgCTTTGTGTGCCACATTCAGAATGCGATTTACTCACCTTCTTCCTCTTTGGTTTTCTAACAATGCTTTAACAGGTCCAAACCATGACTAGCTCACATACAAAATGGGTTGCAGCCAGATTTGGTCTGCAGACACTAGAGTGTAATATTGGTGTTTCTGATGAGTGCTTGTAGGTAGGTTCTATTATCTATGAATTTCATCTAGGTACATTTACTGGGACATTAGAAAATACTTGTTACAGAGGGGGATTGAGTCTGaggaggttgaaaaccactgacccaCATGTTTTCTCcactggaagagagagatgaaaagaagtgTGGTGAAATCGTGGGGCTGAAGAAAGACACGGGGCAAATGTCCGATCCAATCCCACCTGTCTCTGGTACCCTTTAGTCTAATTACCCAGATCCCTGACTCTTTTCTCACCTGTGGCTCTGGTAGCTCAAATTCAGTCTGTAAGTCTTCTAATAGTGACACTGCTCTTTCTGTAGTCTCTGGGCGTTGTTCTGTCACCCAGGTCTCTAGCTCCCGGGGCAGAATTGTTAGGAATTGCTCCAACACTAGAAGCTCCAGGATTTGTTCCTTAGATCGCAGCTTTGGCTTCAGCCACTGATAGCAAAGCTCCCGGAGTTTGTTGAAAACTTCATGAGGCCCAGCTGCTTCTTTGAAACGGAACTGCCTGAAGCGCTGACGGAAGACTTCCGAGTCAATATCATACTCTGGAAACGTCGAGCCCAGATTCAAGGCGGCCTGCATTGCACAACGGAAGACAGTATCCATTGCCCCCTTCCAGCAGTGTACAAGGTTCCTGGCAGCTGAAGTCTCAGATTCCAATTTGTTTCTTTGTGTACTTCTTGCGGGAGACACCTACAGCAGAGGACAAGGCAAGTGAGAAAGGAGAAAcagcagtggttaccagaggtcaTCCTTATCTCCATTAACTGCTTGCTTTCCAGCAAAGCCCTAAAGTAGCAGTTGTCATCGTTTGGATGGTTTTTAGGATCTGATGAAAATGTTAAGGAGAATtcttcaagaagaagaaagaaagaaaaagagaatcatcgttataaagaataaaatagcaataaatgcaTACCTATCAActatcattttaaatgaaaatggtttaaatgctccTATAAAATGACATTAAGGTAGCTGAATCAGTAAAAAAGCAAGTCCAGTAtatattctgtctacaagagacccaccacagaagaaaagaaactcacAGACTGACAGTAAAGAGATGGCaaaaggtatttcatgcaaatagaattttttaaaaaagacctgaggcagcaatacttatatcttaaataatacactttttaaaacgaagactatatatagtaagagataataaagacactacataatgataaaagggtcaaTGGGTAGgccttccagacagaaaatcaacaaagaaacagtggccttaaatgacacactggatcaGATAGATTTAATTGGCATTATCAGgtcattttaccccaaagcaggaCTATACTtccttttcaagtacacatggaagGTTTTCTggggtagaccacatgttaggaaactCTACAAGTTTCAGTAGATTAAAGGagtttgaaataatatcaagcatcttctctgacccacaatggtgtgaaactagaaatcaattacaaggaaataaaacaaaacagaaaaacacactAATAGAGGCTAAATTACATGTTTCTGAACAATAaacgggttaacaatgagatcaggaagaaatcaaaagataccttgaggcaaatgaaaatgggaataaaacaaaccaaaatctgGTGAACACACCGAAAGCAGTCCTAAGATGGAATTCATAGCTTTATACggctacctcaagaaacaagaaaaatttcaaaaaatctgATCTTTCCCCTAAAGGAagtaggaaaagaacagcaaccAAAGCCCAAGgtgaataaaagaaggaaaatgataaagaacagaacagaaataatGAAAGAGTCTATAAAACAATACAGGAGGTCAATGAAACCAACACCTGGTTcactgaaaagataaacaagattgacaaacctttaatcagactcagcaaaaacaaaagagagatgacccaaataaataatatcagaaatgaatatcagaggagaagtaaaaactgaaaccacagaaacacaaaagattttaagagaatattatgaacaactacgtgccaacaaattggataatctagaagaaatggataaattcctagaaacatagtTTTCTACCACTGAATTGAGGAGAAACCGGAAATTTGAAGAGAAGGATTATAACTAATGAAactgaaacagtaatcaaaaaacttccaacaaacaaaaggccTGGACCAGATAAGTCCACTGGTaaaatttaccaaacattcaaaggaaaACAAGCACCA from Saccopteryx leptura isolate mSacLep1 chromosome X, mSacLep1_pri_phased_curated, whole genome shotgun sequence includes:
- the LOC136386492 gene encoding zinc finger protein 449-like, whose product is MTLTSSKVLQIGPASLKAGTGTKEYCARLRKQGDSSQSLSVWCYTKRGSWTDDDTPGLVLMGHPQSEPDPAAASERDLQDCKEVQQLLELLDFKIDRNALLGPSSPEDSEEPKTQLENHTEQLPGDHALPVDDWNPFPGDRAQRSNKEQPLSSSALEQNSVQKQAHRCIQCGKCFVSKKVLKGHLRIHSGELPHECLECGKRFLRKSNLQRHLRVHSREAPYKCSACEKRFTRASQLMEHQETSSPQGVYTCPDCRSQFCVRKYFMQHQKSHTTVKPHKCHSCGKRFSQKRDLHVHHMAHTAERPFVCEQCGKSYRQKSSLAFHLRNHPRGEAIVLQAS
- the LOC136386493 gene encoding zinc finger protein 449-like → MDTVFRCAMQAALNLGSTFPEYDIDSEVFRQRFRQFRFKEAAGPHEVFNKLRELCYQWLKPKLRSKEQILELLVLEQFLTILPRELETWVTEQRPETTERAVSLLEDLQTEFELPEPQIFTPDMLLDDLAAVGMADIPPNIHVEVPPLQAVGPVSEAPVAEAWIPPAGLQELSYGAAGEGQPLLDPAAVLGAESSTVALDLRT